In a genomic window of Colius striatus isolate bColStr4 chromosome 2, bColStr4.1.hap1, whole genome shotgun sequence:
- the LOC133624834 gene encoding proline-rich proteoglycan 2-like produces the protein MPPGSAAPLGRRAEEAQPSSPTHPPPPRSPRLPHPPSPGPSRARGVGSPGLPQSPPEASGRCGFGICASDGKSRSVVNARMSEGW, from the exons ATGCCCCCGGGGAGCGCGGCCCCGCTGGGAAGGCGGGCTGAGGAAGCCCAGCCCTCATCACCCACCCACCCTCCCCCGCCCCGCTCGCCGCGGCTCCCCCATCCTCCGTCGCCAGGCCCCTCCCGGGCGCGAGGCGTCGGCAGCCCCGGGCTCCCTCAGAGCCCGCCGGAGGCCTCGGGGCGCTGCGGCTTTGGCATCTGCGC GAGCGATGGCAAGAGCAGGAGTGTTGTCAACGCGAGGATGAGCGAGGGATGGTGA